A region of Pasteurellaceae bacterium Orientalotternb1 DNA encodes the following proteins:
- a CDS encoding beta-ketoacyl-[acyl-carrier-protein] synthase I has protein sequence MKRVVITGLGVISSIGNNKEEVLASLREGKSGIEFVPEFQEMGMRSQIAGTIKLNPAELIDRKIYRFMGDAAAYAYLSMKEAIEDSGLSEDQVSNDRTGLVIGAGTGSARSQLIACDAVRGPRGVKGVGPYAVTKTMASSVSACLATPYKIRGVNYSISSACATSAHCIGHAMELIQLGKQDVVFAGGAEELSWECATEFDAMGAVSTKYNETPTKASRAYDANRDGFVIAGGGAVVVVEELEHALKRGAKIYAEIVGYGATSDGYDMVAPSGEGAVRCMQQALATVNGEVEYINVHGTSTPVGDVKELGAIREVFGDKSPAISSTKSMTGHSLGAAGAHEAIYSLLMLDNDFIAPSINIETLDEQAEGLNIVTERQDKALTTVMSNSFGFGGTNACLVFQKYNG, from the coding sequence ATGAAAAGAGTCGTAATCACGGGTTTAGGTGTTATTTCAAGTATCGGTAATAACAAAGAAGAAGTGTTGGCATCACTGCGTGAAGGCAAATCAGGCATCGAGTTTGTGCCAGAATTCCAAGAAATGGGGATGCGTAGCCAAATTGCAGGAACGATTAAATTGAATCCTGCGGAACTGATTGATCGTAAAATTTATCGCTTTATGGGTGATGCGGCGGCTTATGCCTATCTTTCAATGAAAGAAGCCATTGAAGATTCGGGTTTAAGCGAAGATCAAGTTTCAAATGATCGTACTGGTTTAGTCATCGGTGCAGGAACAGGATCTGCTCGTAGCCAACTTATAGCCTGTGATGCGGTGCGTGGTCCACGTGGTGTGAAAGGAGTCGGGCCTTATGCCGTGACCAAAACCATGGCATCCAGTGTTTCAGCCTGTTTAGCAACACCATATAAAATTCGTGGGGTAAACTACTCCATCAGCTCCGCTTGTGCGACTTCTGCTCACTGTATCGGTCACGCAATGGAGTTGATCCAATTAGGCAAACAAGATGTGGTTTTCGCAGGTGGTGCGGAAGAACTTTCTTGGGAATGTGCAACAGAATTTGATGCGATGGGAGCGGTTTCGACCAAATATAACGAGACCCCAACTAAAGCAAGCCGTGCTTATGATGCTAACCGTGATGGCTTTGTTATCGCAGGTGGTGGTGCAGTGGTTGTGGTTGAAGAACTGGAACACGCTCTCAAACGTGGTGCGAAAATTTACGCCGAAATCGTGGGCTACGGTGCCACTTCTGACGGCTATGATATGGTGGCACCAAGCGGTGAAGGCGCAGTACGTTGTATGCAACAAGCTCTTGCAACTGTAAACGGTGAAGTGGAATATATCAATGTACACGGCACTTCAACCCCTGTGGGCGATGTGAAAGAACTTGGTGCAATTCGTGAAGTGTTTGGCGATAAATCTCCTGCGATTTCATCAACCAAATCAATGACTGGACACTCGCTCGGTGCTGCAGGTGCACACGAAGCAATCTATTCATTATTGATGTTAGATAACGATTTCATTGCCCCAAGCATCAACATTGAAACCTTAGACGAGCAAGCCGAAGGCTTAAATATCGTGACTGAACGCCAAGACAAAGCCTTAACCACTGTGATGTCAAATAGCTTTGGCTTTGGTGGTACTAACGCCTGTTTAGTGTTCCAAAAATATAACGGTTAA
- a CDS encoding multidrug transporter, with product MKLKKYGIALGLLLGGGYALYPDTYPIYPKSDHYSLEEQRFFNAVPDKEMDKIELLDALWQMVVHKEKFAPPAPLPTEQPDFSAFLANSELAKFVWFGHSSLLTRVNGQTIFIDPVFAQSVSPVSLMGERFQAPPASLSQLPPIDWIVLSHNHYDHLDRDVIEYYKPHKTGFIVPLGVGVLLQKWGIEPERIQELDWWQSTQVGELNITSVPAWHNTGRSGLDRNKTLWAGYVFQTSSEKIYYSGDSAFGDGVHFREIGERFGSFDVAFVENGQYNTTWIDNHMLPEQTAEAVSLVRAKRFVPVHWAAYALSIHPWSEPVERSIPLVEQAGISVMTPKIGQVFDQNTQTDKWWRDVK from the coding sequence ATAAAATTGAAAAAATATGGAATAGCATTAGGATTATTATTAGGCGGTGGATACGCACTTTATCCAGATACTTATCCTATTTATCCAAAAAGTGATCATTATTCACTAGAAGAACAGCGATTTTTTAATGCTGTTCCAGACAAAGAGATGGATAAAATTGAATTGCTGGATGCTTTATGGCAAATGGTTGTGCATAAAGAAAAGTTCGCTCCACCTGCTCCATTACCAACCGAACAGCCTGATTTTTCAGCGTTTCTTGCGAATTCAGAACTTGCGAAATTTGTTTGGTTTGGACACAGTTCATTATTAACAAGAGTCAATGGTCAAACGATTTTTATTGATCCTGTTTTTGCCCAATCCGTTTCACCTGTTTCTTTAATGGGCGAGCGTTTTCAGGCTCCTCCCGCATCGCTTTCTCAACTTCCTCCCATAGATTGGATTGTATTAAGCCATAATCATTATGATCATTTAGATCGGGACGTAATTGAATATTATAAGCCACATAAAACAGGTTTTATTGTACCGCTTGGGGTCGGAGTTCTTCTGCAAAAATGGGGAATTGAGCCTGAACGCATTCAAGAACTGGACTGGTGGCAATCAACCCAAGTAGGAGAACTCAATATTACGTCTGTACCTGCATGGCACAATACTGGACGAAGCGGGTTAGATCGTAATAAAACTTTGTGGGCGGGTTATGTTTTTCAAACGTCATCAGAAAAAATCTACTATTCGGGGGATTCTGCCTTTGGTGATGGTGTTCACTTCCGTGAAATTGGAGAACGATTTGGTTCTTTTGATGTTGCTTTCGTAGAAAATGGGCAATATAACACCACGTGGATTGATAACCACATGCTACCAGAACAAACTGCAGAAGCGGTGAGTCTTGTTAGAGCAAAAAGGTTTGTTCCCGTACATTGGGCTGCATATGCATTATCTATTCACCCTTGGAGTGAACCCGTAGAGCGGAGTATTCCACTTGTCGAGCAAGCTGGGATCTCGGTGATGACGCCAAAAATAGGGCAAGTTTTTGATCAGAATACCCAAACCGATAAGTGGTGGCGAGATGTAAAATAA
- a CDS encoding zinc metalloprotease HtpX, whose protein sequence is MMRIVLFLATNFAVMIVLGIILSVTGIAGNSTGGILIMSLLFGFAGSLISLFLSKTMALRSVGAEVISEPRNNAERWLVETVKRQSQQAGIPMPDVAIYHSADVNAFATGATKNNALVAVSTGLLNTMTQDEAEAVVAHEVAHIANGDMVTMTLLQGVLNTFVIFLSRMIATAVSSTRNENGSESQSSGIYFLVSMVLEILFGVLATIIAMWFSRYREFRADEGSANLVGKEKMIAALQRLQRVHQPEEMQGSLAAFMINGPRKELFMSHPPLEKRIEALRNL, encoded by the coding sequence ATGATGCGAATCGTCCTTTTCCTTGCGACTAACTTTGCGGTGATGATCGTCTTGGGAATTATTTTGAGCGTAACTGGCATTGCGGGTAATAGCACTGGTGGCATTTTGATTATGTCATTGCTATTCGGTTTTGCGGGTTCATTGATTTCACTCTTTTTATCCAAAACGATGGCGTTGCGTTCGGTGGGAGCAGAAGTCATCAGCGAACCACGCAATAATGCAGAGCGTTGGCTAGTGGAAACGGTTAAACGCCAATCACAACAAGCAGGTATTCCAATGCCAGATGTGGCAATTTATCACTCTGCCGACGTCAATGCCTTTGCAACAGGTGCGACTAAAAATAACGCTTTGGTTGCGGTAAGTACAGGCTTACTCAATACCATGACCCAAGATGAAGCCGAAGCGGTAGTCGCTCACGAAGTGGCACACATTGCCAACGGCGATATGGTCACAATGACTTTATTACAAGGCGTGTTGAATACCTTTGTGATTTTCTTATCTCGCATGATTGCCACCGCAGTATCTAGCACCCGAAACGAGAACGGTAGCGAAAGCCAAAGTTCTGGCATTTACTTCTTAGTGTCCATGGTGCTTGAAATTCTCTTCGGTGTGCTAGCAACCATTATTGCGATGTGGTTCTCTCGTTATCGTGAGTTCCGTGCTGATGAAGGCTCTGCCAACTTAGTCGGTAAAGAGAAAATGATTGCCGCATTACAACGCTTACAACGGGTTCACCAACCAGAAGAAATGCAAGGTTCACTTGCAGCCTTTATGATCAACGGCCCACGCAAAGAGCTCTTTATGAGCCACCCGCCGTTAGAAAAACGTATTGAAGCGTTGCGTAATCTTTAA
- a CDS encoding protease modulator HflC: MRKLLFPILAVVVFVLFQSIIVVQEGQRGIMLRFNKVHRDADNKVVVYEPGLHFKVPMIDQLKTLSARIQTLDGQEDRFVTVEKKDLLVDSYVKWKISDFGQFYTATGGDYQKASDLLRRKVNDRLRSEIGSRTIKDIVSGSRGELMAGAQKALNAGEDGAEKLGIEVVDVRVKQINLPNEVSSSIYQRMQAERAAVAREHRSQGEEKAEFIRADVDRKVVLILANANKTSEELKGQGDAQAAKIYADAFNQEPEFYSFIRSLKAYEESFAEGKNNMMLLKPDSQFFRFMQVPTK; encoded by the coding sequence ATGCGTAAACTGTTATTTCCAATTTTAGCTGTGGTGGTGTTTGTGCTGTTTCAGTCGATTATCGTGGTGCAAGAAGGGCAACGCGGCATAATGTTGCGTTTTAACAAAGTGCATCGTGATGCAGACAACAAAGTAGTGGTTTACGAACCAGGTTTGCATTTCAAAGTGCCGATGATTGATCAGCTCAAAACCTTGAGTGCCCGTATTCAAACGCTTGATGGACAAGAAGACCGCTTCGTCACCGTTGAGAAAAAAGACTTGTTGGTCGATTCCTATGTGAAATGGAAAATCAGTGATTTCGGGCAATTTTACACCGCAACGGGTGGTGATTATCAAAAAGCATCTGATTTGTTACGACGTAAAGTCAACGACCGTTTGCGTTCTGAAATCGGTTCTCGCACCATTAAAGACATTGTTTCAGGCTCCCGTGGCGAATTGATGGCTGGGGCACAAAAAGCTTTGAATGCAGGTGAGGACGGTGCAGAAAAACTCGGTATCGAAGTGGTTGATGTACGGGTAAAGCAGATCAACTTACCGAACGAAGTGTCTTCTTCTATCTACCAAAGGATGCAAGCTGAACGTGCGGCGGTGGCTCGTGAACACCGTTCTCAAGGGGAAGAAAAGGCCGAATTTATTCGTGCAGATGTTGATAGAAAAGTGGTACTAATTTTAGCTAATGCAAATAAAACATCCGAAGAATTGAAAGGTCAAGGTGATGCACAGGCGGCGAAAATCTACGCCGATGCCTTTAACCAAGAACCAGAGTTTTATAGCTTTATTCGTAGCCTAAAAGCCTATGAAGAGAGCTTCGCCGAAGGCAAGAACAATATGATGCTACTTAAACCGGACAGCCAATTCTTCCGCTTTATGCAAGTACCTACAAAATAG
- a CDS encoding cytochrome C biogenesis protein CcmF, producing MWVELGYFCLILLVGISAIQVLISLWGEVVRQPKWLSLNPFLTAIQTLLALGAFGSLANAFIQDDFSVRYVAAHSNSQLPTFFKFAATWGGHEGSMLFWLAALALWAGVFCIFSRRSDRLFANRTLAVLALTIFGFALFIAWVSNPFERAFPAAPEGRDLNPMLQDIGLIFHPPLLYLGYVGFAVSFAMTVAMLLGGVFDYAIARWIRPWTMIAWGFLTAGIVLGAWWAYYELGWGGWWFWDPVENASLMPWLLGTALLHSLIVSEQRGIFNYWTILLAIFAFALSLLGTFIVRSGVLTSVHAFAVDADRGIALLILFFSLSFIALALFALRVNLWAGEVRFRLFSKETAFLLINGLFVLACCVVVLGTFYPMIFSAMEWGAISVGAPYFNTVFTPLALLLLSLMGFAVVLRWKQLPLKKMVWQLALLPIAVGVSFVIVLHTLERSTAYQIQWLPTVFISLAVWIIFTHLPYRKFMWQIRPLAMRLAHIGFAICVTGAMMNSYYGDEMGVRMKPSERAELAGFWFEYATFDHDIGQNYTAERATFHLYDEQENLIATVHPERRYYDIRTMTMAEVGLAHKGLDDIYIVMGDKLARHEYAFRLHYKPYVRALWLGGILMVFAALLAMVGHRQKTIRSKK from the coding sequence ATGTGGGTTGAACTTGGCTATTTTTGTTTGATTTTACTGGTCGGAATTTCGGCAATACAAGTGTTGATTTCGCTGTGGGGTGAAGTCGTGCGACAGCCGAAATGGTTGTCGCTTAATCCTTTTTTAACCGCCATTCAAACGTTGTTAGCACTCGGGGCATTTGGCTCTCTTGCCAATGCCTTTATTCAAGACGATTTTAGCGTGCGTTATGTCGCCGCCCATTCCAATAGCCAACTTCCTACTTTTTTTAAATTCGCAGCCACTTGGGGCGGGCACGAAGGGTCGATGCTGTTTTGGCTCGCTGCCCTTGCTTTGTGGGCTGGCGTTTTTTGCATTTTTTCTCGCAGATCTGACCGCTTGTTTGCCAACCGCACCCTTGCGGTGCTTGCCTTAACGATTTTTGGCTTTGCCTTGTTTATTGCGTGGGTGTCGAACCCTTTTGAGCGAGCTTTTCCCGCCGCACCCGAAGGGCGAGATCTCAACCCGATGCTGCAAGATATTGGGCTGATTTTTCACCCGCCGCTGCTCTATTTAGGCTATGTCGGCTTTGCGGTGAGCTTTGCGATGACGGTGGCGATGCTACTCGGCGGCGTGTTTGATTATGCAATTGCTCGCTGGATCCGCCCGTGGACGATGATTGCTTGGGGCTTTCTCACTGCAGGCATTGTGCTTGGAGCGTGGTGGGCGTATTACGAACTCGGCTGGGGCGGTTGGTGGTTTTGGGATCCTGTGGAAAATGCGTCCCTAATGCCTTGGTTGCTCGGTACGGCATTGCTGCATAGTTTGATTGTGAGCGAACAGCGGGGCATTTTTAATTACTGGACGATTTTACTTGCGATTTTCGCTTTCGCTTTGAGTTTGCTCGGTACGTTTATCGTCCGTTCGGGCGTGCTGACCTCCGTTCACGCTTTTGCAGTGGATGCCGATCGGGGCATCGCCTTGCTGATTTTATTTTTCAGTTTGAGTTTCATCGCCTTGGCACTGTTCGCTCTACGAGTGAATTTATGGGCGGGTGAGGTGCGTTTCCGCCTGTTTTCTAAAGAAACGGCGTTTTTGCTCATCAATGGCTTATTTGTGCTGGCGTGCTGCGTGGTGGTACTCGGCACTTTCTACCCAATGATTTTCTCCGCAATGGAATGGGGGGCAATTTCTGTTGGAGCCCCTTATTTCAATACCGTTTTCACCCCCCTTGCATTGTTGCTGCTTAGTCTAATGGGCTTTGCGGTAGTATTGCGTTGGAAACAGCTGCCGCTAAAGAAAATGGTGTGGCAATTAGCGTTGCTGCCGATTGCCGTTGGTGTGAGCTTCGTCATTGTGCTGCATACCCTTGAACGCAGCACCGCCTACCAAATTCAGTGGCTACCAACGGTGTTTATCAGCCTTGCGGTGTGGATCATTTTTACCCACTTGCCGTATCGCAAATTTATGTGGCAAATCCGACCGCTTGCAATGCGGCTCGCCCATATCGGCTTTGCTATTTGCGTGACCGGGGCGATGATGAATAGCTATTATGGCGATGAAATGGGCGTGCGAATGAAGCCGAGCGAGCGAGCTGAACTGGCGGGTTTCTGGTTTGAATATGCCACATTCGACCACGACATCGGGCAAAACTACACCGCCGAGCGAGCCACTTTCCATTTGTATGATGAGCAAGAGAACCTTATTGCCACTGTTCACCCTGAACGCCGTTATTATGACATCCGCACAATGACCATGGCTGAAGTTGGCTTGGCACACAAAGGCTTAGACGATATTTACATCGTTATGGGCGACAAACTTGCCCGCCACGAATACGCCTTCCGCTTGCACTACAAACCTTACGTCCGAGCCTTATGGCTTGGTGGCATTTTAATGGTCTTTGCCGCACTGTTGGCGATGGTTGGGCATAGGCAGAAAACAATTAGGAGTAAAAAATGA
- a CDS encoding dihydroneopterin aldolase, with amino-acid sequence MRKSLLFLPLVVLLTVVFFLVMQLKNPDAVSPSEDWRGKPFPEFSERNLLDAHATLSKESLPKEPFIVNVWASWCTWCIKEFPQLLELKAKGVKIVGLTYVDKPDDARAALEKWGNPFELIIDDSLRDFFVQTMQINSAPRSYLVDHKGIIRYQHKGFDSDFDLVKEFQLRLDELRKEM; translated from the coding sequence ATGAGAAAATCCTTACTTTTTTTACCGCTTGTGGTGCTTTTAACGGTGGTGTTTTTCTTAGTGATGCAGTTGAAAAATCCTGATGCAGTTTCGCCGAGTGAAGATTGGCGGGGCAAGCCATTTCCTGAATTTAGCGAGCGGAATTTGTTGGACGCTCACGCTACCTTAAGCAAAGAAAGTTTGCCGAAAGAGCCGTTTATTGTGAATGTGTGGGCGAGTTGGTGTACTTGGTGTATTAAAGAGTTTCCGCAACTGCTTGAATTGAAAGCAAAAGGCGTGAAAATTGTCGGGCTGACTTATGTGGACAAACCTGACGACGCTCGTGCGGCGTTGGAAAAATGGGGCAATCCATTTGAGTTGATAATTGACGATTCGCTGCGAGATTTTTTTGTGCAAACGATGCAAATCAATTCGGCTCCGAGAAGCTATCTCGTTGATCATAAAGGCATTATTCGTTATCAACACAAAGGCTTTGACTCCGATTTTGATCTTGTCAAAGAATTTCAGCTGCGGTTGGACGAACTGCGTAAGGAAATGTGA
- a CDS encoding DNA polymerase IV has protein sequence MATQQKIIHIDMDCFYAAVEMRENPALKGKPVAVGGSASQRGVLTTCNYEARKFGLHSAMPTAQALKRCPQLILLPVNMPLYKSVSAQIHQIFRRYTDIIEPLSLDEAYLDVSECTHCFGSATWIAEEIRQAIWNELHLTASAGVAPLKFLAKIASDQNKPNGQFVISPEKVTAFIADLPLKKIPGVGKVTDEKLKQLGFATCADLQQADKSLIFQQFGKFGQRLWDFAHGIDPRKVEVNRPRKSLAVENTLLKDISELCDAEAIVQEQFQKLLFRLQRNWGDTPLKAFKKVGIKLKFDDFSQTTLERNGEGLKIGCFLALLEQIWTRRNGRKVRLIGLNVHFPEQKITNQLPLWE, from the coding sequence ATGGCAACACAGCAAAAAATTATTCATATTGATATGGATTGTTTCTACGCAGCGGTTGAGATGCGGGAAAATCCAGCCCTAAAAGGCAAACCTGTGGCAGTAGGCGGCAGTGCATCACAACGGGGCGTGCTGACGACTTGTAATTACGAAGCCCGCAAATTCGGTTTGCACAGTGCAATGCCAACGGCTCAAGCGTTAAAACGCTGTCCACAGCTGATTTTATTGCCCGTAAATATGCCGTTATACAAAAGTGTATCAGCTCAAATTCACCAAATTTTCCGCCGTTATACCGACATCATCGAGCCACTTTCGTTAGACGAAGCCTATTTAGATGTGAGCGAATGCACGCACTGTTTTGGTTCCGCCACTTGGATTGCTGAAGAAATTCGCCAAGCCATTTGGAATGAACTGCATTTAACCGCCTCGGCGGGTGTGGCACCGCTGAAATTTCTTGCCAAAATCGCTTCCGATCAAAATAAACCTAATGGGCAATTTGTGATTTCGCCCGAAAAAGTAACTGCTTTTATTGCCGATTTGCCCCTTAAAAAAATTCCAGGGGTAGGCAAAGTGACCGATGAGAAGCTCAAGCAGCTCGGTTTTGCAACCTGTGCCGATCTGCAACAAGCGGATAAGTCGCTGATTTTTCAACAATTCGGCAAATTTGGGCAGCGGTTGTGGGATTTCGCTCACGGTATTGATCCGAGAAAAGTCGAAGTCAATCGCCCACGCAAGTCGTTAGCCGTTGAAAATACCTTGCTCAAAGACATCAGCGAGTTATGCGATGCAGAAGCCATTGTGCAAGAACAGTTTCAAAAACTGCTGTTTCGCCTACAACGCAACTGGGGCGATACCCCTCTCAAAGCGTTTAAAAAAGTGGGGATTAAGCTCAAATTTGACGATTTCAGTCAAACTACCCTAGAACGTAACGGCGAAGGCTTGAAAATCGGCTGTTTTCTTGCGTTGCTCGAACAAATTTGGACACGGAGAAATGGGCGAAAAGTGCGACTTATTGGACTGAATGTACACTTTCCAGAACAAAAAATAACAAATCAATTACCCTTATGGGAATAA
- a CDS encoding HflK protein yields the protein MSWNESGNQQDPWGRPGQKKPEQQQGSSNSEQEPKHKQNDQQPPDLEEIFNNLLKKMGGGNKGNGSSSNRNPPSFPISKLLPVALVLGAIVWGASGFYTVQEAERGVVTRFGKLNDIVQPGLNWKPTFIDSVIPVNIERISELNTSGSMLTKDENMVRVEMTVQYRVEDPAKYLFNVSKPDESLKQATDSALRYVIGHMTMDDILTTGRAVVREKTWNALRDIIKTYDMGLLVTDVNFQYARPPEEVKAAFDDAIKAQEDEQRLIREAEAYARGQEPIARGQAQRILEQANAYKEQVVLNAQGEVERFIKLLPEYKAAPEIMRERLYIQTMEKVMKNTPKVMMDGTNSNNLTVLPIDKLLQNNPSNRPLVTEQPRAALPIYQQPTQSVPATTNSSDVVEEAVVPARKGRF from the coding sequence ATGTCGTGGAACGAATCAGGCAATCAGCAAGATCCTTGGGGTAGACCTGGACAGAAAAAGCCTGAACAGCAACAAGGCTCATCAAACTCAGAGCAAGAGCCTAAGCATAAACAAAATGATCAGCAACCGCCTGATCTAGAAGAAATTTTTAATAATTTGCTCAAAAAAATGGGCGGTGGAAACAAGGGAAATGGTTCAAGTTCTAACCGTAATCCACCTTCATTTCCAATAAGTAAACTATTACCAGTAGCCCTTGTGTTAGGTGCAATTGTATGGGGAGCTTCTGGTTTTTATACTGTACAAGAAGCAGAGCGTGGAGTGGTGACACGTTTTGGGAAATTGAATGATATTGTTCAACCTGGCTTGAACTGGAAACCCACTTTTATTGATAGTGTGATCCCCGTGAATATTGAGCGAATTTCAGAGCTCAATACGAGTGGTTCAATGCTAACCAAAGATGAAAATATGGTTCGTGTTGAGATGACGGTGCAATATCGTGTGGAAGATCCAGCAAAATATCTATTTAACGTGAGCAAACCCGACGAAAGCCTAAAACAAGCAACAGACAGTGCTTTGCGTTATGTTATCGGTCATATGACTATGGACGATATTTTAACTACAGGACGAGCCGTTGTGCGTGAAAAAACGTGGAATGCGTTACGGGATATTATCAAAACTTACGATATGGGGTTATTAGTCACAGACGTGAACTTCCAGTATGCTCGCCCACCAGAAGAAGTGAAAGCGGCATTTGATGATGCAATTAAAGCCCAGGAAGACGAACAGCGTTTAATTCGTGAAGCAGAAGCCTATGCACGTGGACAAGAGCCAATTGCTCGTGGTCAAGCACAGCGTATTTTAGAACAGGCTAATGCGTATAAAGAGCAAGTCGTATTAAATGCACAAGGGGAAGTAGAACGTTTCATTAAGCTTCTCCCTGAATATAAAGCAGCACCTGAAATTATGCGTGAGCGTTTGTATATTCAAACGATGGAAAAAGTGATGAAAAACACGCCAAAAGTGATGATGGATGGGACAAATAGCAATAATTTGACTGTGTTGCCAATAGACAAACTTTTGCAAAATAATCCATCAAACCGACCGCTTGTTACGGAGCAACCAAGAGCGGCACTGCCAATTTATCAACAGCCAACACAATCTGTTCCAGCTACTACAAATAGTTCAGATGTTGTCGAAGAGGCTGTCGTGCCAGCACGTAAAGGGAGATTTTAA
- a CDS encoding adenylosuccinate synthase encodes MGKSVAILGAQWGDEGKGKIVDLLTDRVKYVVRYQGGHNAGHTLIINGEKTVLRLIPSGILRDNVTCLIGNGVVLSPAALMQEMGELESRGINVRERLKISEACPLILPYHVAMDHAREAALGKNKIGTTGRGIGPAYEDKVARRGLRVSDLFNREAFAEKLKNILDYYNFQLVHYYKAEPVDFQKTLDDVFAVADIITGMVADITTMLHKARENGDNILFEGAQGTMLDIDHGTYPFVTSSNTTAGGVATGSGFGPRNLDYVLGIIKAYCTRVGSGPFTTELFDDVGAEIARKGNEFGAVTGRPRRCGWFDAVAVRRAIQINSISGFCMTKLDVLDGFDELKICVAYKMPNGEIVEYAPMAAADWEGVEPIYETLPGWSENTFRVTKIEDLPQNAINYIKRVEEVLGVPVDILSTGPDRVETMILRDPFAA; translated from the coding sequence ATGGGTAAAAGTGTAGCGATCCTTGGGGCACAATGGGGTGACGAAGGGAAAGGTAAGATTGTTGACCTTTTAACCGATCGTGTGAAATATGTCGTGCGTTACCAAGGGGGACACAATGCAGGGCATACGTTAATTATTAACGGTGAAAAAACGGTTCTCCGTTTAATTCCATCTGGTATTTTGCGTGATAATGTGACCTGCTTAATCGGTAATGGGGTGGTGCTTTCACCTGCGGCATTAATGCAAGAGATGGGAGAGTTGGAATCTCGTGGCATCAACGTGCGTGAGCGTTTGAAAATCTCTGAAGCTTGTCCACTGATTTTACCTTACCACGTGGCGATGGATCACGCTCGTGAAGCGGCACTCGGTAAAAACAAGATCGGCACAACGGGGCGTGGTATCGGGCCAGCTTACGAAGACAAAGTTGCGCGTCGTGGTTTGCGTGTGAGCGACTTATTCAACCGTGAAGCCTTTGCGGAAAAATTAAAAAACATTTTGGATTACTACAACTTCCAATTAGTCCACTATTACAAAGCGGAGCCAGTGGATTTCCAAAAAACCTTAGATGATGTGTTTGCGGTTGCAGACATTATCACAGGTATGGTTGCCGACATCACCACAATGTTGCACAAAGCCCGTGAAAATGGCGACAACATTTTATTCGAAGGGGCACAAGGCACGATGTTAGACATCGACCATGGCACTTACCCATTCGTAACAAGTTCCAACACTACTGCAGGTGGCGTGGCGACAGGTTCTGGCTTTGGTCCACGCAATTTGGACTATGTGTTAGGTATCATCAAAGCCTACTGTACTCGTGTCGGATCAGGTCCATTTACAACCGAGTTATTCGATGACGTGGGGGCTGAAATCGCACGTAAAGGTAACGAATTTGGGGCGGTAACAGGTCGTCCACGCCGTTGTGGTTGGTTTGACGCAGTGGCGGTTCGTCGTGCAATCCAAATCAACTCAATTTCAGGCTTCTGTATGACTAAATTAGACGTATTAGACGGCTTTGACGAGTTAAAAATCTGTGTGGCGTACAAAATGCCAAACGGCGAAATCGTGGAATACGCCCCAATGGCAGCCGCAGACTGGGAAGGTGTGGAGCCAATCTACGAAACCTTACCAGGCTGGTCAGAAAATACTTTCCGTGTGACCAAAATAGAAGATTTACCGCAAAATGCGATCAACTACATCAAACGTGTGGAAGAAGTACTGGGCGTGCCAGTCGATATTCTTTCAACGGGGCCAGATCGTGTTGAAACGATGATTTTGCGTGATCCATTCGCTGCATAA
- a CDS encoding cytochrome B562, which produces MKIKALFAVLLLAFSTISTANVMMEMFQMQREMGTLLRAESAEKFQQGAENFLTAAKKAQQTMPISLDEDQEKFKGYQAGMQDVIDVVEQAKELAAAGKLDEAKTTVSKLNKMKESYHAEYK; this is translated from the coding sequence ATGAAAATTAAAGCATTATTTGCTGTCTTGTTGTTGGCTTTTTCCACCATCTCAACGGCGAATGTAATGATGGAAATGTTCCAAATGCAACGTGAAATGGGGACTTTATTGCGTGCAGAGTCAGCTGAAAAATTCCAACAAGGTGCGGAAAACTTTTTAACAGCGGCGAAAAAAGCCCAGCAAACGATGCCAATTAGCCTTGATGAAGACCAAGAAAAATTCAAAGGCTACCAAGCTGGTATGCAAGATGTGATTGATGTGGTGGAACAAGCGAAAGAACTTGCTGCAGCGGGCAAGTTAGATGAAGCAAAAACCACGGTGAGTAAGCTCAATAAAATGAAAGAAAGCTATCACGCAGAGTATAAATAA